One Patescibacteria group bacterium genomic window, AGCTGAACGGGCGGATCTTCGACCCGATCCACATCGTCCAGGACGGCGAATACGTCGACGCCGGTTTTCACGGCAGCGCTTCCATCAAGAAAGTCCTGCCCGTGCTCGCTCCCGACCTTTCCTACAAAGAGCTGGCCATCCGGGAAGGGGAGACTGCGGCCGCGAGCTGGGCCATCCTCACGGATCCGGCCGTCCCGGAACGCGAGCGCCGCGAGCTGCGCCGGGCCATGCTCGAATATTGCGCGCTCGACACTTTGGCCATGGTCCGGATCCTGGAATATTTCCGCGGGATTGCGGCCTGAGGCCGGTGTTGTCAATTGGTCCGCCCGGTGTTAATCTTGCGTCGTTCATTAAGGATTCTTAAAAGGTCGGCAATAGGAGGAGGCAGTATGTCCAAGAAAGTCTATCTGGTGATTTCCGGGCCTTCGGGTTCGGGCAAGACGACGGTGGCCGAAGCGCTGCTCAAAGCTGACGCGTCTTTGACGCGGCTCGTGACCAACACTTCGCGCTCGCCGCGTCCCGGCGAGGTCGACGGCCGCGATTATCATTTCCTGTCGCGCGAGGAGTTCATCGCCCGCCGCGATCAGGGTGAGTTCTTCGAGTGGGCCGAGACCTACGGCAATTTCTACGGGTCTTCGCGCCGCGAACTCGAGAAATTGTGGCGCGATCATCGGGTGGTTTTGGGCATCCTGGATATCGTGGGCGTCCGCGCGGTCAGAGCGGCCATTCCCGAGTGCGTGACGGTCTATGTCACGCCGGGGTCGCTCGATGAGTTGCGTGGCCGACTCGAAGCCCGCCCCGGCTCCACGCCGGAGGATGTGGCCCGGCGTTTCGGCAAGGCTCAGGAAGAGATGGCCTCCGCCGGGCGCGAGTTCGACCATCGGGTCGTGAACGCCGACGGCAAGCTCGACGAAGCGGTCGCTGAACTGCGCCGCATCATCGACGCGAGCGCGTGAGCCGGTCCGGACAGCCAACCGACTGAAACCAAAACCCCGCTTTCCTGAGCGGGGTTTCTTTGTGTTGATGATCATCGCGCTCGCGGCCAAAAAACTGCGCCGGAAAAAATAACCAGAACTGCCGGGCTGGGACACTCTTGCCCCTAAGACTTGGCTCAACCCAGCCAACCATTTTTGACCTGGGGACAGTCCCCTAGGTTCGGGCGGATTTGGTGAAGTGCCAGTGGAAGCAGTGCGGGCACCAGTAGACGTCGAGCTTGAGGCCTTCCGAATCCCAGAGGCGCGCGGCTTCATTCAGGGCCGACTGTTCGTCCTCGAAGATCGCTTTCCCGCCGCCCGTGTCGTCGCCGAAACACCGTTCCCGCTCAGGGGGCGGGTCGCCGAAATCCAGACGGTTGAGATTGAAGCGGTGTCGATTCGCCATAGCGTTATCGAAAGTCGTTCTGAAAAACGGGCCCGGAGGCCCGCTGCGCGGATTGTCAGCCGCTAGCTTCCCGTACTGCCGTAACCGCCGCGGCTCGCGCCGGTCATCTCGACCTCGACGAGATCGCATTTCGCAACCGGCAGCACCAGGGCCTGGGCGATCCGCTCGCCGCGCTTGATGACGACTTCGGCGGCGGTGAAGTTGTAGACCTGCACTTTCATCTCGTCCGTCGGGCCGCAGAAATCCTGGTCCACGATGCCGATGCCGTGCGGCGTGAGCAGGCCTTTCTTCAGGGGAGTGGAAGAGCGCGACGCCAGCAGCAGGACATAGCCCTCTGGCACGCGCACGATCAGGTTCGACGGGATGAGCGCCAGCTTGGCTGGGGCGATGGCCGTCTCCTCGCGGGCGTAGATATCGAAAGCGACCGAGCCGGGCGTGGCGTAGGTCGGCAGCGGCAGCGTCGGGTCGATCCGGCTGATCTCGAGGTTGATCATAGGTAATTGGTGATGACCATGCCGGCGGCGTCGGCCACGGTGCGGACGATGTAATCGGTGAGCGACGAGGAAATGCCGACCAGGATGAAGCCGAAAATGCCGGACTTGATGACCTCGACGGCCTCGTCGTGGCCATCGGCCGAGGAGCCCTGGGTCATGAGCAGAAAGCCGCCTTTGAGGATCTGCAGGACCAATATGAAACCGGCGAGACCCAGGAGACAGCGGATGAGCGCTGTGGCGATCATCCTGATGTCGAGATTCGGCAAGCCGGACGACTGGGCGTAGACCAGTCCGAGATCGACCGCCTGAGCCGCCGCGGCGAACGGCGCGAACATCAGGATCAGGCCGAGAGCGAGCGATAGGCGGAATTTAGTTTTACTGCCAGGGAGGTCCATAAAGAAGCTCGGTCGATGCGACCGGGCTGGATGATCATTTTTTGCCGCGGCTGGTCCGCGGTTTCTGGGACGGCTTGGCCGCCTTGGCTTCGCCGGCCACGATGTTGGCGCCGAAATTCTTCCACATCTGGGAAGCCTGCGGTTCGCGGGCGCCGAAATATTTCGAGCCGAGTTTTTTCGAACCGTAGGGATTTTCGCAGGCCGTAGACAGCGGCGAGAAGGACATCTGGGCGATCGGCATCTTATAGAACAGCTTGACCGGCAGGCTGCCGATGTTCGAGAGTTCGAGCGTCAGCTTGAGGCGGTTGCCGGGATCGAGATAACCGGCCGTGGCGTGGATGATGATGCCGAGGCGGCCGAGCGAGCTCTTGCCTTCGAGCCGGCCGACGACATCGTCGCCGACGCCGACCTCTTCATAGGTCGCGCCCAGCGCGAATTCGCCCGGATGCAGGATGAAAGGCCGGTCCTCGTCGATTTCCACGCGCCGCATCAGGTTGTCGACCGGTTGGCGGACGTCGATGATGTGGTGGTTGACCGTGTCGAAGATCAGGAAAGCGCGGTCCAGGTGCAGATCAACCGACGCCGGCTGGACGCATTCCGGCGCGAAAGGCGCGATCGAAATTTTGCCTTGTTCCAGGTATTTTTTGATGTCCCGATCCGACAGGATCATAAGGTCGCGCGGGGGTTTGTTACTGACTGGTTATACCAAACGGCGGGCGGTTTTTCAAATCACCGCCCGCCGCCCTGTTGATGAATCCTGTTTTCCGCTCAGACCGACACTTTGACGCCCGGGCCCATGGTCGAGGTGACCGTGACCGACTGGACGTAGGTGCCTTTGGCCGTGGCCGGCTTGGCCCGGCGGATGGCGTCCATGATGGCGTTGAAATTCTCGGTCAGCTGCTCCTTGGTGAAGGAAACTTTGCCGATGATCTGGTGGACGTTGGCGGTATCATCAGCCTTGAAAGCGACCTTGCCGCGGCGGAGCTCTTCGACGGCCTTCTTGATGTTGGCGGTGACCGTCTCGTTCTTCGGGCTCGGCATGAGGCCTTTGGGGCCGAGGATCTTGGCCACCTTGGCGAGTTTCGGCATCATGTCCGGCGTCGCGACGGCGATGTCGAAGTCGATCTTGCCGGAGGAGGCGATCTTGGCGATCAGTTCCTCGCCGCCGACCGGGTCGGCGCCGGCTTCCTTGGCTTCGCGTTCCTTCTCCGGGCTCATGACGAAAGCGGCCACTTTCTTGGTCTTGCCGGTGCCATGGGGCAGGGCGACCGTGGCGCGGACCTGCTGCTCGCCCTTCTTGGGGTCGATGCCGAGGTGGATGTGGACTTCGACGGAGGCGTCGAATTTGACGGTCGAGGTCTTCTTGGCGATCTCGATCGCTTCTTCCGGAGCGTAGGTCTTCTTGGCGTCGAAGCTCGCGAGCTGCGCCTTGTAGCGTTTGCCGTGCGGCATAGGTTTCGTGGTGTTCATCCCGGCGGATCAAGGTCCGTCGAGGACGGGCGGCTGCGTTGGCAGCCTCCCACAATTAGTTGGTGAAGTTGGGAAGTTGGGGAGAGACGGAGTGCTGGAGTGCTGGAGTTCAGCCGGCGATCTCCACGCCCATCTGGCGGGCCGTGCCTTCGATGATGCGGATGGCGGCCTCGATGTCGGTCGTGTTGAGGTCGGGCATCTTCTTCTCGGCGATCTCTTTGGCCTGAGCCTTGGTGATCTTGCCGACCTTCTCGGTCAGCGGCTTGCCGGAACCCTTGGTGATGCCGGCGGCTTTCTTGATCAGCTCGGAAGCCGGCGGGGTCTTGAGGATGAACGAGTAGGTCCGGTCTTCGTAAACGGTGATGACGACCGGGGTGATGTCGCCGCCGAGTTTGGACGTCGCCGCGTTGAATTTCTGGCAGAATTCGGCGATGTTCAGGCCGTGCTGGCCGAGCGCCGGGCCGACTGGCGGAGCCGGATTGGCCTTGCCTGCCGGGATCTGCAGTTTGATCACTGTCTTGACCTTCTTGGCCATATTTTTGTGCGAATAATTAGCCTTGATCTGGCCGTGGTGAGAAGCGGGTCCGTAAGAACCCCACCCGGCACGTGTCCGGCAGGTTACCTCAAATTCGGTTATCGCGCAAGACCGGGGCGGTCTCGGTGGCTAGCGACGATCCTGTTCGTCTCGACCCCGCTGATTTTGGCGAAAATAAGCCAGGTTTTTCAGTTTGGTCCAAGTCCGTCATTCCAGTTCCGCGGTTTGAAGCGTTACTGATTCTGGCGTCGCTGCCAGGGACGGACCGACAGCCTTTCAGCCGGGAAAAGTCGGTTTTCAACCGCGGAACAGCGCATTGACTTTTGCCTGTTTTACTGCTTAGATAAGATCTTCCGCACTTTTTCGGTTCGGAAGACCATCAGCCCCTTCACAACCGAATAAGAAACATCGGCCGTGAGCGCCACGGGCGCGCGGTCGAGAAAGGCGGTTCCTAATGGCGAAGAACGCAGTGTTACACCGGCTCGGAACGCATTCTGGTCCTGATGACATCGAACCCTCGTGCGGCGTGATCGACATCCGCGAAGGAACGGAGATCAAACAGCGTCTGGTCATCGATTGCGGCTCCGGTTCGCGGCGCCACAAGGGCGTCGAGACTTTCTTCGGACCGGACCTGTCGCTCTTCGAGGATGGCCGGCCGATCGACGCGGTGCTCGTCACGCACGCGCATCACGATCACGTCGGCTGTCTGCCGGCTCTCGTGCCGTATCTCTCTCTGGACGCCCAGTTCATCATGACCCGGCCGACCGCACTCGCGGTCAACCAGGCGTTCATGCTGGAACTCAGGGCGGCTTCCAAAGCGATCGCCAAGACAGCGCCTGGAGTCGCCAAGCCCTACGGTTTGGATGACGTCCGCAAGATGCTGTCGCGCGTCACGGAGATCACGAGCGCCGGCTGCCACGAGCTGCTGCCCGGCCTTCAGGTCTGGGTCCAGTCGGCCGGCCATATCAGCGGGGCGTGTTCTTACACCCTGCTCGCCGGCCAGACCCGCGTGCATTACGCGGGCGACCGCTGCGACCACGACCAGCCCGGGATCCTCGGCGCCCGACCGCTGCCGCCAGCTTGGCGGC contains:
- a CDS encoding DUF2779 domain-containing protein; the protein is LNGRIFDPIHIVQDGEYVDAGFHGSASIKKVLPVLAPDLSYKELAIREGETAAASWAILTDPAVPERERRELRRAMLEYCALDTLAMVRILEYFRGIAA
- the gmk gene encoding guanylate kinase, whose product is MSKKVYLVISGPSGSGKTTVAEALLKADASLTRLVTNTSRSPRPGEVDGRDYHFLSREEFIARRDQGEFFEWAETYGNFYGSSRRELEKLWRDHRVVLGILDIVGVRAVRAAIPECVTVYVTPGSLDELRGRLEARPGSTPEDVARRFGKAQEEMASAGREFDHRVVNADGKLDEAVAELRRIIDASA
- a CDS encoding dUTP diphosphatase: MINLEISRIDPTLPLPTYATPGSVAFDIYAREETAIAPAKLALIPSNLIVRVPEGYVLLLASRSSTPLKKGLLTPHGIGIVDQDFCGPTDEMKVQVYNFTAAEVVIKRGERIAQALVLPVAKCDLVEVEMTGASRGGYGSTGS
- the dcd gene encoding dCTP deaminase → MILSDRDIKKYLEQGKISIAPFAPECVQPASVDLHLDRAFLIFDTVNHHIIDVRQPVDNLMRRVEIDEDRPFILHPGEFALGATYEEVGVGDDVVGRLEGKSSLGRLGIIIHATAGYLDPGNRLKLTLELSNIGSLPVKLFYKMPIAQMSFSPLSTACENPYGSKKLGSKYFGAREPQASQMWKNFGANIVAGEAKAAKPSQKPRTSRGKK
- the rplA gene encoding 50S ribosomal protein L1; this encodes MPHGKRYKAQLASFDAKKTYAPEEAIEIAKKTSTVKFDASVEVHIHLGIDPKKGEQQVRATVALPHGTGKTKKVAAFVMSPEKEREAKEAGADPVGGEELIAKIASSGKIDFDIAVATPDMMPKLAKVAKILGPKGLMPSPKNETVTANIKKAVEELRRGKVAFKADDTANVHQIIGKVSFTKEQLTENFNAIMDAIRRAKPATAKGTYVQSVTVTSTMGPGVKVSV
- the rplK gene encoding 50S ribosomal protein L11 encodes the protein MAKKVKTVIKLQIPAGKANPAPPVGPALGQHGLNIAEFCQKFNAATSKLGGDITPVVITVYEDRTYSFILKTPPASELIKKAAGITKGSGKPLTEKVGKITKAQAKEIAEKKMPDLNTTDIEAAIRIIEGTARQMGVEIAG